The sequence TACTTAGAAGCTATTCCTGTAAGAGCCTGGCACTGAGAATGTACTTTTAGGGCTCTGTTATCATGGACACAGCTTTTGTACCAGCAGGTGGCGAGGCTTTTAGTTGGCAGACTTAACAATGGATAGATATATTGGTCTTGAAGATAAGATTTATTCACATTCTAAAATCTTTATTCATAGTGAGAATCAAGCCCTTTTTGTTCTTTGGGGTTTAGATTCCTCCTTTCAAGAACCATTTTTTCCATTGTGCTTGCTCCTGCTTCCATGGTTGCTCCTAAAGTAGCTCCTAAATCTTCTGCAAAAGGGAATTGATGCTACGGGGCTGGGTGTCTCCTGTGTGCTTTGAACAGAGCACAAATAACCACTGTCGATATAGCAGCTGTGCTACTAAGAGAATGTTAAAGGAAGTATTACTTTATTGTAACTACTAGGATCCAAAAAGCTAAAGACTTGGGGATACTTAATACATTTTTCTTTATAAAACACTTTTTTCTTTGAACAACAAACTGTCCCCACCTCCCTGCCAATATTGCATCCCAGATGGCTTTGGAAAATTACCCTCAGTTTCAAGTGATTTGCTTTATATTAAGGAGGAGTGCTGATCAAGAAACACAAGCTTGGATTCCTCTTAGGCACGGTACTTCTGTGGATCTTTGGATCCTGACTAATatataaacatatgaagctgcctcaaACCAAGTCACACCATTGGTCTATCTAGTTCAATATAGTCTACTCTGACCAGCAATCTCTCTCCAGGATGTCAGAGTAAGGGTCTTCCCTGTCTTCTGCTATCCAAGATTCTTTAACAGGAGGTGTCAGCGTTCAgtcctgagaccttctgcatgccagcaCTGCACCACAACCCCTCCCCTTAATATGCTTACAGTCACATTATGCTTTGAACATGATTGCTCATCAGTATGATCTCCATGTTTACGGCAGCTAGTGGGACAAGGTATCTTAACTGATGTTTATGGCAGCCAGCACAGTGATTTAACTAGTGTTTCCTTGTGTTTCCATCAGCTCGACATTGAGAATGAAGTCAACAATGAGATGGCCAATAGAATGTCCCTCTTTTATGCAGAAGCTACACCTGTGTTGAAAACACTGAGCAATGCTACAATGCGCTTTGTTGCAGAGGTGATGAGACTACAATATGTGTTCTGCAAATGGAATGCAAACGATCAGGAAATACCATATGAGTGACCCAAATTTTTTTCCCTTCAACTTTTCCAGAACAAAACCCTACCAATTGAGAATACGACAGACTGTCTAAGTACGATGGCCAGTGTATGTAAAGTCATGCTGGAAACACCGTAAGTTAGCTGTAGAAGAGCCAGAAATGCATGGTTTACTTTTTGGTGTAACAGTACAAAGTTTGTTAAAAGTATGTTAATGTAGTTTATAATCGTTAGGgagctcattcattcattccaatcATTACATTCTTTCTGTTACAAACTTCTGCttgacattttaaaacattcagaACATTTGTGACTGGAGTGGGAGAAAAGAAACAGTTCTGTATCCCATCGTTAATGATGTTTCCATCTTACCAGTTTCAGTGAATGATGAATAAACTTCCCTTGTCTCAAATTGAAAATGGTCTGGGACATGTTGGGTGGGATCTTTGTTCTGGTGTGGCACCTGTATTACAGAATTCCCTGTCTGAAGAGATCCATCAGGCAATTTACCTCTACAGCTTCTGCCACAgatcaaaacatttttatttttaacagttttTCATTCCCAGTTTCCATTTTATTTGCTTGTTGTTTTATTTGATTTGTATCCCGCCCTTCCCATGAATAGGCTCAGGGCAGCTGACAATAACAATAGTAACaataaatacacatttaaaaGCAGAAAACTATAAGAGCAATGTTGCTTATGCTGCAGTCTTTCTTTTTAATTGtatttgttgtttttatactCATGAGCCTGATTCATTGTAATGGGGTGCCTAGAGAAGGTTTCCCACAGACGCAGTTTCCATCCCTACCCTACTGTGGCACATACACTCTGCATGCTCAGTATGGATTAGACATTAGACCAATCCCCCAATCccccccgaaccatgaggttcgtggttcgtggattttaatggaccaaaaaccacaaactggcatagAAATGGGGCCAGTTATGACTCAGTTTGTGAATCGTGGTtcttggggtttaaatgcccctttctggccgctttgcagtggcagggaaagggcatttaacagtttaaagggccctttcctgctttgcatgcagcaggtccctttaaactatcagctggcaggcggcagggggggatcccctccACCgactgctagctgatagtttaaagggacctgctggtggcagggccctttaaactgccttaaccccagcccccccagccccaacccctgcgccagccccacacttacattCCCCTGTGGTGTGGGGTCCACCTTCTCCTCCCGCAAGGGGCGGTAAgactgtttttggcctcctctgtccctctgcggGCCTGGCAGGTGGCGGGGAGAGATcctccccccgccgcctgccagctgatagtttaaaggaacctgcccttgcaagtcccttaaaggggcagttttaatggccatttccctagggaaatggccatttaaactgcccctgtaaatatgacccaacaaaacagtataaagttcgtggaagttccagaaaaggagcttccatgaaccctggttcgggaaccctgaaccagcctgtttcgtggtttttttgggttgtatttcggttcgtgcccacctctagtatggATATGGGAAGTGTAATGTTTGAGCCATGTGCAAGTGCAATGGCTTGGCTCCACAGATGATTTctgtggggaaagggaagggtggTTTTCTCATATTTCTCCTCACCCCTAGAGACCTCCAACTCCCCCCTCGGACTGTTCCTAGATGGGTCCTCTGTCCAGGAGTAGCATTTGGAGGGACATTTAGCTGTAGAAGGAGTGGACAGGCAAGAAAGTCACACATTATGGATGGAAATCTTTTTCAGCCACAGAAATCCTCTCTAGGATCAAAaccagtggggaagggggaaagaaggaaatggTATGTCCTTTGGGGACCATGCACATATCCAGATGAGCACCTAATATTTTAGCAGTAGCTTaatattactttatttatattgcTTTAGTGTGCTATTTCTCAGAAGAAATGCCAAAAGACCTATACATGTTTTCTTCTTAATTATAGAAGGAAATATTGCATGACATCTTGATACTTAATGATGGCTAGATGGTCGACTATCAACatattttgaagtacaagtaaaTTCTAATTAGAGTCGCTTAGCTTTTGTACAATCCATGATTATGAAAAGGAAAATTTGTCTGATTTGTGTCTTTTGCTAAGAGGTACAGTGTCCTGGCTTTGTCCTTTCTGACAAATATTTAAAGttgaaaaaagggagggaggataTGGTAGGACCAAAAAAGAGGGTCAGAGATCTTTAAAACAGGTCACTTTCCACATGACTTTACCCTTTGAATCAATTGTGTATTTTTACAAGCTTTGATGTTCAGAGATTGGTCATTCTGTCAGGAGAACCTAATGAACCTTGTGCTTCTCAGTCACACACTGACATGGTTGTATATAGACAATGCAAACACATTCATTCTTTAAAAATGGAGCTTTCTGCTATCTCTCTAATGGATATGTTTGGAGAAAGTAATTGTTTGACAGTCCCTGGAGATCTTTGGAGATACAACCATGTTTTTTGAGCCTAAACCTCATCATACAGAAGGCACCCTATTTCACAagttatattttaaaattgtcGCATTGATAAATAGTTAAGTAATCTAAAAACAGATAAAGTGGCAGTAGGGGAAAAAAAGCAAAGTGCCGTGTATCCAACAAGACAACAGGAGAGTTCATCTCCAACAAAAGGGTGTTCAGTAAACACAGAGATTGTTGCTCAAGTTGTAGTACTGGATATGGTGTGATCCTTGCGCAGCTATGATTGCTGACCATTCCCCACTTTGAAATACTGTTCATTTACTGCATTATTAAATTACAGTACAGATCACCATTCTAATGCTAGTGGTATGCCTTGCACAAATGGCAATAGCTCTTTGGATATCAGTAGGATTTTCTTTGTGAAACAGCTtgctgcagttttaaaaaatacgGCCACTGGCATTATGACTTTTACGGTAGCAGAAATCCCATGTTCCTGCATGGGCTCATGTGCTTGCATCCTGATTCCACTCCACTTAAGACATTAACAATTTCATAACCACACTGGAAATGCCACATCTAATACAATtcccaaaattgcatttggttTTGCTTTATGTTTGATGTGCATCGTCCTGTTTATGATTCATCCAGATTCCAGAGTCccccagttttgttatttttagcaaAATCTGTTGGATCAGTGATGTAGAAGTGACTGACTTTGGAAACGGAAAGATAATCTGCATTCATTTTATACTGCTTTGAAAATGAATTATTTCCGATTTGAAATATGAAGTAAaagcaacaatttttttttcagagaaTACAAAAGTAGGTTCACGAGTGAAGAGACCCTTATGTTCTGCATGAGAGTAATGGTTGGTGTTATTATTCTCTACGACCACGTCCATCCTGTGGGAGCTTTCTCCAAGGCCTCAAAGATTGATGTAAGAATAATAATGAGGGTTTCTTGACGGAGCAAAAGTTTTGTAGCTGGCACAAAGGAGACACTTCAGTTAGGTCTTCATTGGTAGTCTAACTTCATGTGTcagtctctttttctttttttgccgtTTTAGAAAAATAAGTTGGAGAAAAGGACGCTTGGAGGAAGATTGGATCCATGCCAATCTTTAGTTTGCGCTAAAAGTTCAGAATAGCCTAAGGGTAGTCCTTGGGCAAAGAATATTGGGTGGGCATGTCAGCAGGAAATAGGCTTGCCAatatccaggtggtggctggagatctcccagaattacaactgatctccaggccatagagatcagttcctctggagaaaatggctacattggagggtggactgtatggtattatgctctgctgaggcccctcctcaaatCTTGCAATCTCCAGGcttcaacccccaaatctccaggaatttcccaacatggagctggcaactctaacaggaaaaaaaaatgatcaTGTAGGAACAAGAGAGCACTTGGTGACTGCCTGGCTATCTCAGTGGAGTAAAATTCAGGCCCAGCTTAGCGTCAGGGCATTCATTCACTTCAGTGATAATCCacatttctcactgggactcaaggtggattatccAACTAAAAATGATGCAATCAGGGCAGTATAATACATAAAAGTCCAGTCACCACTAAGTGGTGGAGCTAAGCCAGTGGTCAGGAAGACAAAAAAATATGGTAGGCAGGATGGTGGTCCCTCATCACTAAGTTCTTAGTATGCTTTATGGAACTTCAGGTCTGTTTAAACATCTTAGAATTAATGAGAAGACTTCCAGGTAGGCAGCCAAACAGCATTGTTAACTTATGCAGAAGGTTTTAGTATTTTCCAGCCAGAAGATGCATCTCTTATAAATAAATCTAAGTATAACATGCTTAGGATAGCCTGGCAAACAAGTTTTGGTTTTGCTCATCATGAAGATTCCAGATTATGCTCAAGATTCTAAGTTTATTGTGAATATTGATTTCCTTTGTTCCTTTGTGTTCCAGCAGAATAGAGGCAGGGGAGGTATTCTTCTGATCTCATCCACGTATTGGAGCAACATACAAGTTCTGACTGGAATGAgactctcccccctccttttggcATTCTTAAATACCTGCATGTTTTCTTTTTCCAGATGAAAGGTTGCATAAAGGTTTTAAAGGAACAGCCTCCAGACACCGTTGAAGGACTGTTGAATGCTCTCAGGTACCAACTATTCTTCTTATTTTGTCAGTCAGTCAATACCTTTATTgacataaaacaaaattaaacaaacTTGTATTTAAATATCCTTATCTGGCAGGGAAGACACCATGATCACAAATTATTTTGTATCAGTAATGTAAGATTGGCCATGCAGAGAACTTCCCCTGTCTCCTGTGAGTTTAAATGGGATCCTTGGTTGGTATAGGAGACAAATAATGAAGTTATTAAAGGATTTCATGCACGAGCTGGATGGAGACACAGAGGCATATGGGAGAAACCCTTATCTCAGTAAAAGAGAATATAATTTGCAAGCAGAAAGTTCAAGGTTCAGTTTCAGGTTAAAAAGGCTATCAAGTCGTGCATATTACAAAAGATGTCACAGAAGGATGAGTTTATTTTCATACACTGAGTGTTCGTGTATTTTCATATTTGTTTAGAATTTTTAAATGAGGTTGACATGATCTTCCTAGTTTGATCCCAACAGGTTTTCATGTGTTGAGAATTGAGATAATGTCccaaaatggggtgggggagtacTGCAGCCAGTTGTAATTGGTGTGAAATTATAAAAAGTTATGCCGCAGCAGATGTGATGAAGATGGTGAATGCACTTGTAGTGGTGGTGAcagagaatgccatcaagtcatagctgactcacagtgacccctggtggggttttcatggcaagatactggcagatggtttgccattgcctgtctccacaaccctggtcttcattggagatctcccgtccaattactaaccaagagtaaccctgcttagcttccaagatctaaaaaAGCAACAGGAGCAACCCTCAAGGGAGTACCAAAACAAGCAATATATATGAGTGCAACACAGTGGAAAAATAGTATAAAGTGTTACTGAAAAAGTAACAACAAATGTATAGTccattaaagtgcaacatgctacaGTACCATAGAAATACAATCAGAACAGGCAGCGGCAACCAATACAACCAACCACGACAATGGAGTACAAGGTGAGTGCTACATATAAAGTCATAGAATTGTTTTCATATTAAAGGTACTTATGTTCTTTTTTACAGGTGTCAGGAAGAAAGGCTGGGGGCACAAGACCCCcgcgactctacaaggagccaggcaaagaacttgtttcaaaacGTCTTCCTCTGGAGTCGCAACACAGATAACACCTGAAAGTAATAAATCACCACCATGaagctctttggtggaaaagcAAGCACCTCCAAAGGTGTGGCTGCTTTTActtttccaccaaagagcttCATGGTGGTGATTTATTACTTTCAGGTGTTATCTGTGttgcgactcctgaggaagacgtTTTGAAACCTTTCTTCCTGACACCTGTAAAAAAGAACATAAGTTCTTTTTGTTGCACTTCAATGGACATGTTGCACTTTAATGGACTATACATTTGTTGTTACTTTTTCAATAACACTTTATACTATTTTTTCACTGTGTTGCACTCATATATATTGCTTgttttagcttccaagatctgacaatggatagcttgcctgggctatccgcgTCAGGATGCACTTGTGGTACAGCCCCATAATTTCAATTTTGCTTCCATTTAACCTGTAAACAGTGGAACCTGTTTCAACCTGTGGGTGATTTTTATTACTCAGTATTACCCAGGCCACCTATAAAAGGATACTAGGAGCATAATAGGCAAATCTTGTTGCTGTTACATTTGTGAGCATAAATAGCTTTCATTTTGTTTGAATGCCGTAAACTGCTTTATATTTTTCATAGTCTCCAGTTCTTGctaatttcttggaataaattaGTGTGAATAATCTTATTTTGTTAAGGGAGCTAAGAAAGTGTGGATAATCTTATTTTGGTAAGGGAGCTAAGAAAGATTGGAAGTTGCTCCAGTTTCTCCAAAGAGTACCCTTTCATTGTGCCTTTGTATCTTGTAGGTTCACTACAAAACACCTGAATGATGAATCAACTTCAAGACAAGTTCGAGCTATGCTTCAGTGATGCCCTCTTTGGACAAGTGGACTTTTGTATTATTTAGAGAAGATGTTTGTTTACATAATTTAATAGTGTGTGGTGTTTAAATACATATGCGTATTTACCTAACATAACAACTGTTGCTACGGTATGTGGACTTGTATTAATAAAGTGACTGACTCTGTATGGCAGAGCATTGATTTATGCTATTCTTACTCTTTGACGGTTTAAAAAGGTACCTTAAATTGAATGTGTAAATGATATAATTGGCTATGTGCCTTgttttttttatgtttttgtggaTGTATGCATTGATTTTTGTGTTGTTGTGGTCTCTGAGCAGTTCCGCATATGAGAATGTACCTGTGAAGACCTTGATATGGAAACTTCCTCTGTTTTCCCTTCAACTATGCCCTCAGGTTCAGGAGCTGTAGAGCAGAATGAATGTATGGCACCTAGTGCAGCTACCTAGGAGTCTCTATACATGAAACATCTTACACAGGacactcaagtatagggagacgcaatgttagccgggaagcatagtttaaaaagacagagctgacagagattgctcctcagagggctagttaatttcctcttcaccaccCAAAAAGTTGTctatttcacctccccttcagggaggcgaagatgaaattaacaaaccctctgaggcgcgatctccgccagctctgtcttttaaaactatgtttcccaactaatattgcatctccctacacttgagtgtccccgtgtaagatgtctcatgtagagaggctctAACACACTTAGTAATGTGTAACACAGGTAGATGAGGGGATCGTGCGAGCAAGAATGAAGCTCCTTCCAGATCGTTTCCATAACTCCCAGTCAAGGTCTGTATGGCACATCTGAACAAAGCTTTAGTATAGAGCATTGGTGCTCTTTTTCTTCCCTTAATTTGGGAGTGTCCCTTTCCTACAGAATTCCTGGAGTTCTGTTTTCTCCTGAGGCCTGAATGTGCATAAATGATTgtttattaataattttttattcttGATATGGTTTTTATGACTGCCTAGACTGACTTTTGGCAGACAGGTAGAATCTAAATTATGGAAATAAATATGTGAAACTGCGCAGAAAACCAGTCAGATGTCAGCAAGTTGGTTGTATATATCTTTGCCTGATTTTATATGCCTTTGAGCACGCTGGCAGCACCAAgtgactttgtgtgtgtgtttccttggcttctctcttAGTGCTTTTTCTAACTTTGCAGAGAGCTGTGTGCATGTGATGGAAGataccactttttttttaaagatgcagcATTGGATTTAGCCTAGGTCTAGCTTATATGGTGTGTTACACTCAATGGAGTCAATAGGGGATTCTCAAAGCGCGATGAGTTTTGACCACTTTTAAGACTAATTAGTAAGAATTCCACATACTTTGAGGCATACTTGGAGCTATTTTAACTTATATCTCAGCATTATTATTTACTGCTTTGTTTTAATGTTCTAAGTTTCCCTGAGTGAAGCACTGAACCATGTGGCAAGTCAAAACGTTTTAATCAAttataaattttaataatttcTCCCCTATTTTTAAATTACCATTTTGGAGAGAGTAACAGATAAAACTCCAGTTATCTTCATGGTGTGATTGCTGCAGATTTTAAGAATTGTCAGTGCAGAACCACATGGGAAGCTTCCAACAGACTGGCTTGGTAGGACTTTAGCCATATAACAGCAACTTTCTTCGGGGGAGTAATACATTATTTTGGCTAAAACCAGCCCATTAGTTGTGTTGATGGAAAACTGCTCACAGAACACGAGATTCCTTTTTTTTCAGAAGCAACCACACTGCCTCAAATATTTGTAATAGATATGTAATTCATAAacatgtgaataaataaatatgtgtcaTATTGCTGTCATAGCATGTGGAGGTGGTATCTCCATTCATATGGGCCACTTCTCTCTGAGTGATGGGGAGAACTAGTAGAGAGAAGGTAAGCCCCATACGCACATGCGAAGCCACCTTTCACAGAAGTTCTAAGATTGTACACCGTCTAGCAGAAGAGAGTTTGCAGTGAATTGTAGTTGCTAAATATCCACCaagtgggggacccctcccccccaagactTGCAAGGGGACCCTATCCTCCCTGCTCTTTCACATGCTCACCTGTCTGCCTTCATGGGATACAGGGAATCTAACCCgtcacctcctctctctctctgcccaccCACCtatccccctcctccccactgcCTACCTGCCTGCCCATCTTTCTCCATGCTGCTCTGTCCatcttcctgtctctctccttcctgctgctgtacctgtctgccacctgcccactcccACAGCTCCACGGGGAGCATTGGTGGCTCCTACACtctgccctgccccctgcccaCCTGTAATGCCATGTCTGGTTCATTCGATGGCTTTCACTCCTGTGTCTCCCATGGCAGATCAATATTTTGAGAGATTTACCATCCCTCTCCATTCTTCTAactttcaggatttttctgcaaagcgaGGGTTTCCCCAAAGCTTGTAGAAATCTTTTCTCTCTGCATGGACTGATCTGCAGATgaggccatgctgagaattagatatgtgGTACTTACCCCTGTTAGCAAAATACACAAGTTTTCTTCAGCTCAGGAACAAGATGCAGCTTTTGTAGCCCAGTACCTTGTGCAGCTTTGATTCTCTTGAACGCTGTGTATTATGTGGCATGTCAGGTGTGGCATTTTGCCATATTGAAATTGTAGGTGGTTAGAGAATAATAAAGGGTGAGAACAGAAGAGGTATAAAAAAGACTCCCATTGTGTGGGAACTGAGCTGCATATAAGAATGCCATTCAATCCCTTTTACTGCTGTGTTCaacagttggccactgtgtgaaacctGAGAGTTACATTTCAGTTCTTGGCTGGCCGGAGTTCCCAAATGTGACACTTCCAAGAAGTAAGATCCTTCACTGAATTTGTGTTGTTTCCCACTGGAGTTCCCCATTGGGGAATACTGAGTTCTTCTTTCAAACGTGACTTCTGAGTGATCTGCAGCAGCTGTGGTTAACTTAGAGATTTTTCAGAACTATATGCTAGCTTTTGTGTGTAAGGATTGGCTTTATATATTTAGACTCTGTAGAGTTTGCAGCACAACTgtttctccatttccccccctgaATTAGTCATGCTGGCTAGAGTGTAAATCCATTACTTTGTGCAAACTTTGGTCTGTAATGTTTTAGAGAAGTAAGATAGTCTAGACTGGGAATGTCCACTTCCTAGCTACAGACCCAGAAGCCAGAGTATTTCAGAGTATTTGTGCAGATGTCAGTTTGACTTAGTTCACCGTAAGTTACTTGGGATATAGTCTTGTTGGCCTTACTGTAAGCTGCTTGAGGCAGAGATAGCTTTCTATTTTTATATCTGTGATAGGAGTTAGCACTTTGCAGCTTTTGTTTGAATAGGAGCCTGCtctgaaattattattattgctatttcTGCTTAATGATGACCTTGCATGACACAAGATGTCCTATGATGTAAAGCAAAGAATTGGACACCCATCCTTGGGTTGTTCCATAGGTCCATTTATCAGACCCCTAATTTTCAGAGGAACCATTTCTCAAGAGTAGTATTTTATATGTAAGATAATGAGAAGgatataccaaaaaaaaaaagagttgaggTCTGTTCTCCCCAGGAGGATAAGCCTTGCTCTAAAAGACAAATGACAGACTGGTAAATgaaacacttacagtgcaattctaaaaagagttactccagtttaagcccatcgatttcaattggcttagactggagtaactcttcttaggatcgcactgttaggcTGCAATCCTTTCCTCGGAGGAAACTATACTGAATAAATGgaaattacttctgagtagacttgcttaggatcgCTCTTTTATTCAGTTGAGTGTCttgcctttcctccttccccacaaATGTTTTATTGCT is a genomic window of Eublepharis macularius isolate TG4126 chromosome 1, MPM_Emac_v1.0, whole genome shotgun sequence containing:
- the CYRIA gene encoding CYFIP-related Rac1 interactor A isoform X2 yields the protein MLSDLQSYKGAGQEIRDAIQNPNDIQLQERAWNSVCPLVVRLKRFYEFSIRLEKALQSLLESLTCPPYTPTQHLEREQALAKQFAAILHFTLRFDELKMRNPAIQNDFSYYRRTISRNRINNMHLDIENEVNNEMANRMSLFYAEATPVLKTLSNATMRFVAENKTLPIENTTDCLSTMASVCKVMLETPEYKSRFTSEETLMFCMRVMVGVIILYDHVHPVGAFSKASKIDMKGCIKVLKEQPPDTVEGLLNALRFTTKHLNDESTSRQVRAMLQ